One region of Catenuloplanes indicus genomic DNA includes:
- a CDS encoding aminoacyl-tRNA deacylase: MSDTPATRAVAAAGIAHEVVTHGPVRSLAEAAAARNAEVRDIVKTIVVRRGVDDYLFVLVPGGRVISWPKLRTLLGVSRLSMPDAGTAKDATGYERGTITPFGATTAWPVIADERIAGRRISLGGGAHGTALSLAADDAIAALTATVADVTDPEPAR, from the coding sequence ATGAGCGACACCCCAGCCACGCGTGCGGTCGCCGCCGCCGGCATCGCCCACGAGGTCGTGACGCACGGGCCGGTCCGGAGCCTCGCCGAGGCCGCGGCCGCGCGCAACGCCGAGGTCCGCGACATCGTGAAGACGATCGTGGTCCGGCGCGGCGTCGACGACTACCTGTTCGTGCTGGTCCCGGGCGGCCGGGTGATCTCCTGGCCGAAGCTGCGGACGCTGCTCGGCGTCAGCCGCCTCTCCATGCCGGACGCCGGGACCGCGAAGGACGCCACCGGGTACGAGCGCGGCACGATCACGCCGTTCGGCGCCACCACGGCCTGGCCGGTGATCGCGGACGAGCGGATCGCCGGCCGCCGGATCTCGCTCGGCGGCGGCGCGCACGGCACCGCGCTGTCGCTGGCCGCGGACGACGCGATCGCGGCCCTGACCGCCACGGTCGCGGACGTGACCGACCCGGAGCCGGCACGCTAG